The following proteins are co-located in the Pararhizobium capsulatum DSM 1112 genome:
- a CDS encoding ABC transporter permease, producing MKFESAQTITLSVPVPPDQHHNETYMALVWRRLKHSWTGMMGLVLVCLLMLMTIFAEFFSPVDPKLTGVAFAPPQTISITDQDGSLVWPRTYKVGEGTELDPITFQPIVGPDYANPLELGFFVKGFKYKLLGLVPTERHFFGATDGTPVNFLGTDKFGRDVLSRIFYGSRVSLTIALTVVFIVTVVGTTVGMVSGYFGGRFDVWMQRFVELVLAFPQLPLYLALTSLIPVTAPTNVFLAFVIFVMSALGWAQMSREVRGKTLALARIDYVRAAMAIGATDRRIIFQHIFPNVMSHVIVAVTLAIPNVVLLESFLGFLGFAVKPPLMSWGLMLQDTATYSVIGSYPWILSPVAFVLITVFAFNALGDGLRDAVDPY from the coding sequence ATGAAGTTCGAATCCGCGCAGACCATCACGCTCTCCGTGCCGGTGCCGCCCGACCAGCATCACAACGAAACCTATATGGCGCTGGTCTGGCGCCGGCTGAAGCATTCCTGGACCGGCATGATGGGCCTCGTGCTCGTCTGCCTCCTGATGCTGATGACGATCTTTGCGGAGTTCTTCTCTCCAGTCGATCCGAAGCTGACGGGTGTCGCCTTTGCGCCGCCGCAGACGATCAGCATCACCGATCAGGACGGCAGTCTTGTCTGGCCGCGCACCTACAAGGTCGGCGAGGGCACCGAGCTCGACCCAATCACCTTCCAGCCGATCGTCGGGCCGGACTATGCCAATCCGCTGGAGCTTGGCTTCTTCGTGAAGGGCTTCAAGTACAAGCTGCTCGGCCTCGTGCCCACGGAGCGGCATTTCTTCGGCGCCACCGATGGCACGCCCGTCAACTTCCTCGGTACCGACAAGTTCGGCCGCGATGTGCTCTCGCGAATCTTCTACGGCTCACGCGTGTCGCTGACGATCGCATTGACGGTGGTGTTCATCGTCACTGTCGTCGGCACGACAGTTGGCATGGTCTCCGGTTATTTCGGCGGCCGTTTCGATGTCTGGATGCAGCGCTTCGTCGAGCTGGTGCTCGCCTTCCCGCAACTGCCGCTCTATCTGGCGCTGACCTCGCTGATCCCGGTGACGGCCCCGACCAATGTGTTCCTCGCCTTCGTCATCTTCGTGATGTCGGCGCTCGGCTGGGCGCAGATGTCACGCGAGGTGCGCGGCAAGACGCTGGCGCTCGCCCGCATCGATTATGTCCGGGCGGCGATGGCGATCGGGGCGACCGACCGGCGCATCATCTTCCAGCATATCTTCCCCAATGTCATGAGCCACGTCATCGTCGCAGTGACGCTGGCGATCCCGAACGTCGTGCTGCTCGAATCCTTCCTCGGTTTCCTCGGCTTTGCGGTAAAGCCGCCGCTGATGTCGTGGGGGCTGATGCTGCAGGATACCGCCACCTATTCCGTCATCGGGTCCTATCCGTGGATCCTGTCCCCCGTCGCCTTCGTGCTGATCACCGTCTTTGC
- a CDS encoding ABC transporter permease, with translation MFRFLLVRIASAIPVLFVLSVVTFAIIQAPPGDYSDYIRSQLINQGGASFDEADAQANAYKIANGLDKPLPVQYVNWITGILTRGDFGHSLFYNKPVSEVVGERLPRTLALALVCHILASIIGITFGILAATRQYSWVDSLLSGISFLGMTVPRFLMALIIVYILVFHFNVTEINSFHSAKYGGAPWSWDKFVDLLKHVWPVIAIATFGGLAYNMRVMRGNLLDTLNAQYVETARAKGLSESKVILRHAVPNALHPLVMYQGVVLPYMLTGEIETAIIFALPTVGPAIVGSMWVGDVYVTATFMLVLSATLIVGNIIADMLLAMLDPRVRLGGGAHA, from the coding sequence ATGTTCCGATTTCTGCTTGTGCGCATCGCATCCGCAATCCCCGTGCTCTTCGTCTTGAGCGTCGTCACCTTCGCGATCATCCAGGCGCCGCCGGGAGATTATAGCGACTACATCCGCTCGCAGCTCATCAACCAGGGTGGCGCATCCTTCGATGAAGCCGACGCCCAGGCCAATGCCTACAAGATTGCCAACGGCCTCGATAAGCCGCTACCGGTGCAATACGTCAACTGGATCACCGGCATCCTGACACGCGGCGATTTCGGCCACAGCCTTTTCTACAACAAGCCCGTGTCGGAAGTGGTCGGCGAACGCCTGCCCCGGACGCTGGCGCTGGCGCTGGTCTGCCACATCCTCGCATCGATCATCGGCATCACCTTCGGCATTCTGGCCGCTACCAGGCAATATTCCTGGGTCGATAGCCTGCTGTCGGGCATCTCGTTTCTGGGCATGACGGTGCCGCGCTTTCTCATGGCGCTGATCATCGTCTATATCCTCGTCTTCCATTTCAACGTGACCGAGATCAACAGCTTCCACTCCGCCAAATATGGCGGCGCGCCCTGGTCCTGGGACAAGTTCGTCGATCTCCTGAAACACGTCTGGCCGGTTATTGCCATCGCCACCTTCGGCGGTCTCGCCTACAATATGCGGGTGATGCGCGGCAATCTGCTCGATACGCTGAACGCGCAATATGTCGAGACGGCGCGGGCCAAGGGCCTGTCCGAAAGCAAGGTCATCCTGCGTCACGCGGTGCCCAACGCCCTGCATCCGCTCGTGATGTATCAGGGCGTCGTGCTGCCCTACATGCTGACCGGCGAGATCGAGACCGCGATCATCTTCGCGTTGCCGACAGTCGGCCCGGCCATCGTTGGCTCCATGTGGGTGGGTGACGTCTATGTCACCGCCACCTTCATGCTGGTGTTGTCGGCAACCCTGATCGTCGGCAACATCATCGCCGACATGCTGCTGGCGATGCTCGATCCGCGTGTCCGGCTTGGCGGAGGAGCGCACGCATGA